In Amycolatopsis jiangsuensis, the following proteins share a genomic window:
- the panD gene encoding aspartate 1-decarboxylase, with the protein MYRTMLKSKIHRATVTQADLHYVGSVTVDEDLMDAADLLPGEQVSIVDVTNGARLETYVIKGERGSGVLGINGAAAHLVHPGDLVILISYGQMDNAEALTYEPRVVFVDEENRIVERGVDPAYAPEGSGLLSGTVTLPEEDTIAFPVAETADARRLDALLHADH; encoded by the coding sequence ATGTACCGCACGATGTTGAAGTCGAAGATCCACCGGGCCACGGTGACCCAGGCGGACCTGCACTACGTGGGTTCGGTGACCGTCGACGAGGACCTGATGGACGCCGCCGACCTGCTGCCGGGCGAGCAGGTGTCCATTGTGGACGTCACGAACGGTGCCCGGCTGGAGACCTACGTGATCAAGGGTGAGCGCGGCAGTGGCGTGCTCGGCATCAACGGCGCCGCGGCGCATCTGGTGCACCCCGGCGATCTGGTGATCCTGATTTCCTACGGGCAGATGGACAACGCGGAGGCGCTCACCTACGAGCCGCGCGTGGTGTTCGTCGACGAGGAGAACCGGATCGTCGAGCGCGGAGTGGATCCCGCGTACGCGCCGGAGGGCTCGGGGCTGCTCAGCGGCACCGTCACGCTGCCCGAGGAGGACACCATCGCCTTCCCGGTAGCCGAGACCGCCGACGCGCGCCGGCTCGACGCGCTGCTGCACGCCGACCACTGA